In one Campylobacter insulaenigrae NCTC 12927 genomic region, the following are encoded:
- the cysS gene encoding cysteine--tRNA ligase: MVLFDSVLKKKCTFISREEKKVNLYLCGPTVYDDAHLGHARSSVCFDLLRRVLMANNYEVIFTRNYTDIDDKILKKMKEENQSLEYITNFYIKRYEDDMRALNILEPTHKPKATEYIQEMIEYIQILLDTNFAYKLNDGIYFDTSKDKKYFCISNRNLDDTQSRLEDNIIKKNPSDFVLWKFDDEFYTANFGNGRPGWHTECVVMIESIYKNKLDIHAGGMDLLFPHHENEACQCRCKNNYELANFWLHNGFVQINGEKMSKSLGNSFFLKDSLKIFCAEAIRFYLLSSHYRANFNYSLEDLKAAKKRLDKFYRLKKRLNLNAFKDKKPKIESQIAKEILTALNDDLNSSKALALLDEFINECNNKLDQNSKDKFYKNSLNEAIEEISFIFGIGKIDTIKYFQFGVNETQSRYIEEQIKLRDMAKKEKNYALADQIRDKLSQENIVLMDTTNGVIWEKNG, translated from the coding sequence ATGGTATTGTTTGATAGTGTTTTGAAAAAAAAATGCACTTTTATTTCTCGAGAAGAAAAAAAAGTAAATCTTTATCTGTGTGGACCCACTGTATATGATGATGCTCATTTAGGGCACGCAAGAAGCAGTGTGTGTTTTGATCTTTTAAGAAGAGTATTAATGGCAAATAATTATGAAGTTATTTTTACAAGAAATTACACAGATATTGATGATAAAATCTTAAAAAAAATGAAAGAAGAAAATCAAAGTTTAGAATATATTACTAATTTTTATATTAAAAGATATGAAGATGATATGCGTGCTTTAAATATCTTAGAACCAACACACAAACCAAAAGCCACAGAATACATTCAAGAAATGATTGAATATATTCAAATTCTTTTAGATACAAATTTCGCATACAAACTCAATGATGGAATTTATTTTGATACAAGTAAAGATAAAAAATATTTTTGTATTTCTAATAGAAATTTAGATGATACACAATCTCGTTTGGAAGATAATATTATCAAAAAAAATCCAAGCGATTTTGTTTTATGGAAATTTGATGATGAATTTTATACAGCTAATTTTGGTAATGGAAGACCTGGATGGCATACAGAATGTGTGGTAATGATAGAAAGTATTTATAAAAATAAGCTTGATATTCATGCTGGTGGCATGGATTTGCTTTTTCCGCATCATGAGAATGAAGCATGTCAATGTCGTTGCAAAAACAACTATGAATTAGCAAATTTTTGGCTCCACAATGGTTTTGTTCAAATAAATGGTGAAAAAATGAGTAAAAGTTTAGGCAATAGTTTCTTCTTAAAAGATTCTTTAAAAATATTTTGCGCAGAAGCTATAAGATTTTATCTTTTAAGCTCTCATTATAGAGCAAATTTTAATTATTCTTTAGAAGATTTAAAAGCAGCAAAAAAGAGATTAGATAAATTTTATCGCTTAAAAAAACGTTTAAATTTAAATGCTTTTAAGGATAAAAAACCAAAAATCGAAAGTCAGATTGCCAAAGAAATATTAACAGCTTTAAACGATGACTTAAATAGCTCTAAAGCATTGGCGCTTTTAGACGAATTTATTAATGAGTGTAATAACAAATTAGATCAAAATTCAAAAGATAAATTTTATAAGAATTCTTTAAATGAAGCCATTGAAGAAATTAGTTTTATTTTTGGCATAGGAAAAATTGATACCATAAAATATTTTCAATTTGGTGTGAATGAAACACAAAGTCGTTATATTGAAGAACAAATAAAATTAAGAGATATGGCAAAAAAAGAAAAAAATTATGCTTTGGCTGATCAAATAAGAGATAAATTGAGTCAGGAAAATATCGTTTTAATGGACACAACCAATGGCGTTATATGGGAAAAAAATGGATAA
- the murJ gene encoding murein biosynthesis integral membrane protein MurJ, with amino-acid sequence MKKNIVFKNFIVNAFGILFSRILGVLRDIILALYLGAGIYSDIFFVALKMPAFFRRIFAEGAFGQAFLPSFLKANNKGAFCVNVLAQFSTIVFLLCLLISFFSEFFTKIFAFGFSKETILLASPLVSINFWYLFFIFLVTFLGALLNYKQKFFITSFSASFFNLFVVIAGFFVNKEEPLKALYYFSYATVLSGVAQLIWHIFALRNAKIIQSMYFSIKLKKTKAKLASFHSTFIHGLLGSSANQLSSLLDTTIASFLITGSISYLYYSNRVFQLPLALFAIALSQVSFPKILKHLKAKEEKKALEFMQKALEYLSILLLLSTIIGIILASEIVEFLFQRGNFNQEDTKITAFLLQAYLLGLLPFGLQKLFSLWLYAKFKQKTAAIIAFKTLFISAFFSVVIIILIQKEEYKSLGIALASSISAFYLLFANLKEFGFKNLLAILRIKFWFLSVIFISIFAFLLYEFKDLLIQCLIYFYNLLKGLL; translated from the coding sequence ATGAAAAAAAATATTGTTTTTAAAAATTTTATTGTTAATGCTTTTGGAATTTTATTTTCTAGAATATTAGGCGTTTTAAGAGATATTATTTTAGCATTGTACTTAGGTGCTGGAATCTATAGTGATATTTTTTTTGTTGCACTGAAAATGCCTGCATTTTTTAGAAGAATTTTTGCAGAAGGTGCTTTTGGACAAGCATTTTTACCTAGCTTTTTAAAAGCAAATAACAAAGGTGCATTTTGTGTTAATGTTTTAGCTCAATTTAGCACGATAGTTTTTTTACTTTGTCTTTTAATTAGTTTTTTTTCCGAATTTTTTACCAAAATTTTTGCTTTTGGTTTTAGTAAAGAAACTATACTGCTTGCTTCTCCTTTGGTATCAATTAATTTTTGGTATTTATTTTTTATCTTTTTAGTAACTTTTTTAGGTGCTTTATTAAACTACAAGCAAAAATTTTTTATTACATCCTTTTCTGCATCTTTTTTTAATCTCTTTGTAGTTATAGCTGGATTTTTTGTAAACAAAGAAGAGCCGTTAAAAGCTTTGTATTATTTTTCTTATGCCACAGTTTTAAGCGGGGTTGCACAATTAATATGGCATATTTTTGCTCTAAGAAATGCTAAAATCATACAAAGTATGTATTTTAGTATTAAGTTAAAAAAAACTAAAGCTAAACTTGCTAGTTTTCACTCTACTTTTATACACGGTCTTCTAGGCTCATCTGCTAATCAACTTAGCTCTTTACTTGATACAACTATAGCAAGTTTTTTAATTACTGGAAGTATATCTTATTTATATTATTCAAATAGAGTTTTTCAACTCCCATTAGCTTTATTTGCAATAGCATTAAGTCAGGTAAGTTTTCCAAAAATTTTAAAACATTTAAAGGCAAAAGAAGAAAAAAAAGCTTTAGAATTTATGCAAAAAGCTTTAGAGTATCTAAGCATACTCTTGCTCCTTTCTACAATAATAGGAATAATTTTAGCCAGTGAAATTGTTGAATTTTTGTTTCAAAGAGGAAATTTTAATCAAGAAGATACAAAAATTACAGCTTTTTTACTTCAAGCCTATCTCTTGGGTCTCTTACCCTTTGGTTTGCAAAAATTATTTTCACTATGGCTTTATGCTAAGTTTAAACAAAAAACAGCAGCTATCATTGCTTTTAAGACATTATTTATTTCTGCATTTTTTAGTGTAGTCATTATTATACTCATACAAAAAGAAGAATATAAAAGTTTAGGGATAGCTTTAGCTTCATCTATTAGCGCATTTTACTTGCTCTTTGCAAATCTTAAAGAATTTGGATTTAAAAATCTTTTAGCTATACTTAGAATCAAATTTTGGTTTTTAAGTGTTATTTTTATAAGCATCTTTGCCTTTTTATTATATGAGTTTAAAGACTTACTAATTCAATGCTTAATTTATTTTTATAATCTTCTAAAAGGATTGTTGTGA
- a CDS encoding DUF342 domain-containing protein: MEENKILYTKDPYKDLLSYANTNKIDIDKLDYKLLSFSTSYAFDNQTWVKANEKDLQIFEENEKFLDLNLNIQQEYKIQIEIKEKIPSSKFKVELNTNELVTILYANVKANEKIVYHEKIALEIFEAIYKQMIKEGFLLGFRIFDFKKQIIEFNTKLKENKIFDYEVKFEVSKGLNPQNPTDEEIKFHYIDKLKQHEDIMNRNYVAPIGKDEIAIERIKPKEGKEGRDLKLKILKSLPPKITKEQVNVSNNFSIKEDEKSIQYIANKDGFIINKNSIYEIENHLEFDKVDFKSTGSIWAGIDKQVSIVVKNTDSLEEAVGSRITIEAQELEVIGNVAQDAVLRAKKISLQGNMHQKSKIYGQDVEVDILKGYCEATDFKAQSLENGIVKAKKVNIKKATGGEIIADEIYIEELFDNCTCSAKKLIHVDKIQGSGNKMSIEYTQIFDQKDENVLQNLEFGKMEQEKIKNEMEEIKHTISISKDSVKLLQQKSKEFLSANKPVPLAYKNTIRDYNQKIELFNNLKIKLDNLQEKEEQNIEKIKRIQEELLQAKIINKSGEWPDLNEVKFKMLHPNKELVYVPHKDEKIQCLKIEKIGEDNLTYEIRVFSNYKE, translated from the coding sequence ATGGAAGAAAACAAAATTTTATATACTAAAGATCCTTATAAAGATCTCTTATCATACGCTAATACTAATAAAATAGACATAGATAAATTAGACTATAAATTATTAAGTTTTAGTACTTCTTATGCTTTTGACAATCAAACATGGGTAAAAGCAAATGAAAAAGATTTGCAAATTTTTGAAGAAAATGAAAAATTTTTGGATTTAAATTTAAATATACAACAAGAATATAAAATTCAAATTGAAATAAAAGAGAAAATTCCAAGTTCTAAATTTAAAGTAGAATTGAATACTAATGAGTTGGTTACAATTTTATATGCCAATGTAAAAGCTAATGAAAAAATTGTTTATCATGAAAAAATTGCTTTGGAAATTTTTGAAGCTATTTATAAGCAAATGATTAAAGAAGGATTTTTGCTTGGATTTAGAATTTTTGATTTTAAAAAACAAATTATTGAATTTAATACAAAATTAAAAGAAAATAAAATATTTGATTATGAAGTAAAATTCGAAGTTAGCAAAGGGTTAAATCCTCAAAATCCAACAGATGAGGAAATAAAATTTCATTATATTGATAAGCTTAAGCAACACGAAGATATAATGAATAGAAATTACGTTGCTCCTATAGGTAAAGATGAGATAGCTATAGAAAGAATCAAACCCAAAGAAGGTAAAGAGGGCAGGGATTTAAAACTAAAAATTTTAAAATCTTTACCTCCTAAAATAACTAAAGAGCAAGTTAATGTTTCGAATAATTTTAGCATTAAAGAGGATGAAAAAAGTATCCAATATATAGCAAACAAAGATGGTTTTATTATAAATAAAAATTCCATATATGAAATCGAAAATCATCTCGAATTTGATAAAGTTGATTTTAAGAGTACTGGTTCTATTTGGGCTGGCATAGACAAACAAGTTAGTATCGTTGTTAAAAATACTGATTCTTTAGAAGAAGCTGTCGGCTCTAGAATTACTATAGAAGCACAAGAATTAGAAGTAATTGGAAATGTAGCACAAGATGCTGTTTTACGAGCTAAAAAAATTTCACTTCAAGGAAATATGCATCAAAAAAGTAAGATTTACGGTCAAGATGTCGAAGTAGATATTTTAAAGGGTTATTGTGAAGCGACTGATTTTAAAGCACAAAGCCTTGAAAATGGTATTGTTAAGGCAAAGAAAGTTAATATAAAAAAAGCTACTGGAGGAGAAATTATAGCTGATGAAATTTATATAGAAGAGCTTTTTGATAATTGCACTTGTAGTGCGAAAAAGCTCATACATGTAGATAAAATTCAAGGTAGCGGCAATAAAATGTCTATAGAATATACTCAAATTTTTGATCAAAAAGATGAAAATGTGTTGCAAAATTTAGAGTTTGGTAAAATGGAACAAGAAAAAATAAAAAATGAAATGGAAGAAATTAAACATACTATTTCTATAAGCAAAGATTCTGTAAAACTTTTACAACAAAAATCAAAAGAATTTTTAAGTGCGAATAAACCTGTACCTTTAGCATATAAAAATACCATTCGAGACTATAATCAAAAGATAGAACTTTTTAATAATTTGAAAATAAAATTGGATAATTTGCAAGAAAAAGAAGAACAAAATATTGAAAAAATAAAAAGAATTCAAGAAGAATTATTGCAAGCTAAGATCATTAATAAAAGTGGTGAATGGCCTGATTTAAATGAAGTTAAATTTAAAATGTTGCATCCGAATAAAGAGTTGGTTTATGTGCCACATAAGGATGAAAAAATTCAATGTTTAAAAATAGAAAAAATAGGTGAAGATAATCTAACTTATGAAATTCGTGTTTTTTCTAATTACAAGGAATAG
- the ruvA gene encoding Holliday junction branch migration protein RuvA, with product MIVALEGEVAKKNPTYIVLKTVSGVSYGVYVSLFCSNQINQNGKIELLITQIIKEDSHKLYGFLDDSEQKMFELLIKINGIGATTAMAVCSSLSVDAFYMALKNADESAFKKVPGIGAKGAKRIITELSDAKMNISNCDLTHSQALAALISLGFKQENILKALSSCQSTETGELVKEALKKLA from the coding sequence ATGATAGTTGCATTGGAAGGTGAAGTTGCCAAAAAAAATCCTACTTATATTGTTTTAAAAACTGTAAGTGGAGTAAGTTATGGAGTATATGTTTCTTTGTTTTGTTCTAATCAAATTAATCAAAATGGAAAAATAGAGTTGTTAATTACTCAAATAATAAAAGAAGATTCGCATAAACTTTATGGTTTTTTAGATGATAGCGAACAAAAAATGTTTGAACTACTTATTAAAATTAATGGTATCGGTGCTACGACTGCTATGGCTGTGTGTTCTAGTTTGAGTGTTGATGCATTTTACATGGCGTTGAAAAATGCAGATGAAAGTGCATTTAAAAAAGTTCCGGGTATTGGTGCAAAAGGTGCAAAGAGAATTATTACAGAATTAAGTGATGCCAAGATGAATATTAGTAATTGCGATTTAACCCATTCTCAAGCTTTAGCAGCATTAATATCACTAGGATTTAAGCAAGAAAATATTTTAAAAGCGCTGAGTTCTTGTCAAAGTACTGAAACTGGAGAACTTGTCAAAGAAGCATTAAAAAAATTAGCATAA
- a CDS encoding D-alanine--D-alanine ligase: MIYGIIFGANSYEHEISIVSAVVLKKVLKEQKKFIFCDEKKDFYLIDENKMNAKAFSSGMYKKEKQLILKQGGFFVKNILSEKKLEVDVMINIIHGKDGEDGKISALFDFYGIKYIGPRLEASVISFNKFFTKLYAKSVGVKTLDYKVLSLQNENNEVSFPCILKPARLGSSIGISIVKNEEEFKYAKDVAYEFDDEIVVEQFISNIKEYNLAGCMINDEFCFSVIEEPKKNEILDFEQKYLGFSESNKINEANLDDNLKKKLKESFTKIYNPLFKGALIRCDFFVIDDEVYLNEINPNPGSLANYLFDDFTNTLNQLAHYIDLEKQIKIDYKFLHSINGQKGKM, translated from the coding sequence ATGATATATGGAATTATTTTTGGCGCCAATTCATATGAACACGAGATTAGTATTGTGAGTGCAGTGGTGTTAAAAAAAGTTTTAAAAGAGCAAAAAAAATTTATATTTTGTGACGAAAAAAAAGACTTTTATCTTATAGATGAAAATAAAATGAATGCAAAGGCTTTTAGTAGTGGAATGTATAAAAAAGAAAAGCAACTTATTTTAAAGCAGGGTGGTTTTTTTGTCAAAAATATTTTAAGTGAGAAAAAACTTGAAGTAGATGTGATGATTAATATTATTCATGGAAAAGATGGTGAAGATGGAAAAATTTCTGCTTTATTTGATTTTTATGGAATTAAATATATTGGTCCAAGATTAGAAGCTAGTGTAATATCTTTTAATAAATTTTTCACAAAGCTTTATGCAAAAAGTGTTGGCGTAAAAACGCTTGATTATAAAGTTTTATCTTTACAAAATGAAAATAACGAAGTGAGTTTTCCTTGTATTTTAAAGCCAGCAAGACTTGGAAGTAGTATAGGTATAAGTATAGTAAAAAATGAGGAGGAATTTAAATATGCTAAAGATGTTGCGTATGAATTTGATGATGAAATTGTGGTTGAGCAGTTTATTAGCAATATAAAAGAATACAATCTTGCAGGTTGTATGATAAATGATGAATTTTGTTTTTCTGTGATAGAAGAACCTAAAAAAAATGAAATTTTAGATTTTGAGCAAAAGTATTTGGGATTTTCAGAAAGTAATAAAATCAACGAAGCTAATCTTGATGATAATTTAAAGAAAAAATTAAAAGAAAGTTTTACTAAAATTTATAATCCTTTGTTTAAAGGTGCGTTAATCCGTTGTGATTTTTTTGTGATTGATGATGAGGTTTATTTAAACGAAATAAATCCTAATCCTGGATCATTAGCCAATTATCTTTTTGATGATTTTACAAATACTCTAAACCAACTTGCTCATTATATTGATCTTGAAAAACAAATTAAGATTGATTATAAATTTTTGCATAGCATTAATGGCCAAAAGGGTAAAATGTAA
- a CDS encoding type II toxin-antitoxin system Phd/YefM family antitoxin, whose protein sequence is MATFSKDEIYTATEVVRNFSTILEKTKKSENGRLVIVKNNKFEAVLLSFEEYERLSEAVVLLENIYKQKANDGKD, encoded by the coding sequence ATGGCTACTTTTAGTAAGGATGAAATTTATACAGCAACTGAAGTGGTAAGAAATTTTAGCACTATCCTTGAAAAAACTAAGAAAAGTGAAAACGGTAGACTGGTTATTGTTAAAAATAATAAATTTGAGGCTGTTTTGCTTAGCTTTGAAGAATATGAGCGTTTGAGTGAAGCTGTTGTGCTTTTGGAAAATATATACAAGCAAAAGGCAAATGATGGCAAAGACTAG
- a CDS encoding alpha/beta fold hydrolase translates to MAKTRVYSNGYFYNLSYEIINQKCDKTILILHGWGANKELMKQAFQEYLKDYKQIYLDLPGFGNSSIDVAMDSYAYTKVVEDFINTIEVKVDFLMGHSFGGKIATLMCKDNIYKGLILLSSAGIVLPKSFKVKFKISLFKILKHLPYSEIIRKFFISKDAQGMNEIMYETFKKVVNENIESEFQNLKSPVLIFWGDEDKATPLKSGAIIHSLAKKGKFYSLKGDHFFFLQHAEFISEKINVELNTNA, encoded by the coding sequence ATGGCAAAGACTAGAGTATATTCTAATGGCTATTTTTATAATTTGAGTTATGAAATTATAAATCAAAAATGTGATAAAACAATATTAATTTTACATGGCTGGGGAGCCAATAAAGAGTTAATGAAACAAGCATTCCAAGAATATTTAAAAGATTATAAACAAATTTATCTTGATTTGCCAGGTTTTGGAAATTCAAGTATTGATGTGGCTATGGACTCTTATGCCTATACTAAAGTTGTGGAAGATTTTATTAATACAATTGAAGTGAAAGTTGATTTTTTGATGGGTCATTCTTTTGGTGGAAAAATAGCTACTTTAATGTGCAAAGATAATATTTATAAAGGATTAATTTTATTATCTAGCGCAGGAATTGTTTTACCTAAAAGCTTTAAGGTTAAATTTAAAATATCTCTTTTTAAAATTTTAAAACATCTCCCATATAGCGAAATTATAAGAAAATTCTTTATTAGTAAGGATGCGCAAGGTATGAATGAAATTATGTATGAAACATTTAAAAAAGTAGTAAATGAAAATATAGAAAGTGAATTTCAAAATTTAAAAAGTCCTGTTTTAATTTTTTGGGGTGATGAGGACAAAGCAACTCCATTAAAAAGTGGGGCTATTATTCATTCTTTAGCAAAAAAAGGGAAATTCTATTCTCTAAAAGGGGATCATTTCTTTTTCTTACAACACGCTGAATTTATCAGTGAAAAAATTAATGTAGAGCTTAATACAAATGCTTGA
- a CDS encoding Mur ligase family protein, with amino-acid sequence MLEIISFLGLNFIIGFYLILTLQWYSYKFSRILFHFAKPLWHIYFIVFPYLSFLVSLYFNEYMFFLLTFLFLIIYGSYLYKKLDKKLIFTARVKRFFVCLFLFSLLFLLENYFLGLEALACAFLCSFLVEKLNQLYFIKKAKNKILKNTDLKIILITASFGKTSIKNFLYEILKDQYKCHKTPRSVNTLLGIVKDINENLDISTQIYIVEAGARKRNDILEITQFLNPQFCIIGEIGLAHLEYFKTQENIRQTKLEALKSNRLEKYFLHSSTLYKDEFYDNFLSDIEANLDGLKFKMNFNGESYTFHTSLLGAFNAYNLSACISMAYFLKIDIKHLIKSVSNLKAVEHRLQIISRKPKFIIDDGFNGNFKGMSQSYELCKSYQGRRVLVTPGIVEVNHDENIKLCKIINECFDFVIITSEINSAILKKHIVLENIVLKDKNQLIKILAESTKDNDLILFSNDAPNFM; translated from the coding sequence ATGCTTGAAATTATTTCTTTTTTAGGTTTAAATTTCATTATAGGTTTTTATTTAATTTTAACGTTGCAATGGTATTCTTATAAATTCAGTAGAATCTTGTTTCATTTTGCCAAGCCCCTTTGGCATATATATTTTATTGTATTTCCTTATTTATCATTTTTAGTATCATTATATTTTAATGAATATATGTTTTTTTTATTAACATTTTTATTTTTGATAATTTATGGATCTTATTTATATAAAAAGTTAGATAAAAAATTAATTTTTACAGCTAGAGTGAAGCGTTTTTTTGTCTGTTTGTTTTTATTTAGTTTGTTGTTTTTATTAGAGAATTATTTTTTAGGATTAGAAGCTTTAGCTTGTGCATTTTTGTGTAGTTTTTTAGTGGAAAAATTAAATCAATTGTATTTTATTAAAAAAGCAAAAAATAAGATTTTAAAAAATACTGATTTGAAAATTATTTTAATAACAGCAAGTTTTGGTAAGACAAGTATTAAAAATTTTTTATATGAAATCTTAAAAGATCAATACAAATGCCACAAAACTCCAAGGAGTGTTAATACTCTTTTAGGTATTGTAAAAGATATTAATGAGAATTTAGATATATCAACTCAAATTTATATTGTTGAAGCTGGAGCTAGAAAAAGAAATGATATTTTGGAAATTACTCAATTTTTAAATCCACAATTTTGCATTATTGGAGAAATTGGATTGGCTCATCTTGAATATTTCAAGACTCAAGAGAATATACGACAAACTAAATTGGAAGCATTGAAATCAAATCGTTTAGAAAAATATTTTTTACATTCCAGTACTTTATATAAAGATGAATTTTATGACAATTTCTTAAGCGATATTGAAGCTAATTTAGATGGATTAAAATTCAAAATGAATTTTAATGGAGAAAGTTATACTTTCCATACGTCTTTATTAGGGGCCTTTAATGCTTATAATTTAAGTGCTTGTATATCTATGGCGTATTTTTTGAAAATTGATATAAAGCATCTTATAAAAAGTGTTTCAAATTTAAAAGCAGTAGAGCATCGCTTGCAAATTATTTCTAGAAAACCAAAATTTATTATAGATGATGGTTTTAATGGTAATTTTAAAGGCATGAGTCAAAGTTATGAGCTTTGTAAGAGTTATCAAGGTAGGAGAGTTTTAGTAACTCCTGGTATAGTTGAAGTAAATCACGATGAAAATATTAAACTGTGTAAAATCATCAATGAATGTTTTGATTTTGTGATTATTACTTCAGAAATAAATAGTGCCATCTTAAAAAAGCATATTGTATTGGAAAATATTGTTTTAAAAGATAAAAATCAGTTGATAAAAATTTTAGCTGAATCTACAAAAGATAATGATCTAATATTATTTTCAAACGATGCACCTAATTTCATGTAA
- the flgH gene encoding flagellar basal body L-ring protein FlgH, giving the protein MKFTNIIISVLPLVMIGCSATVDPHINMKPPAYVEELAPKQNNNVQNNPGSLFGRGDNPLFSDKKAMNVNDLVTVVIRENATQNSQGSKTTNKNNNVNLGGGQISTGPGLSQVKDLINDYANVGYTTTSNSQYQGTGSQTRSENFQTTISARVIKVLSNGNYFIEGSRELLINGEKQIIQLSGVIRPYDISQDNMIDSKYIADAKILYKTEGDIDKSTRKPWGTKFMETIWPF; this is encoded by the coding sequence ATGAAATTTACAAATATTATTATATCTGTGTTACCTTTAGTAATGATTGGATGTAGTGCTACAGTAGATCCGCACATTAATATGAAACCACCAGCATATGTAGAAGAACTTGCTCCAAAACAAAATAATAATGTACAAAATAATCCTGGATCTCTTTTTGGAAGAGGAGATAATCCTTTGTTTTCAGATAAAAAAGCTATGAATGTAAACGATCTTGTTACAGTAGTAATTAGAGAAAATGCCACACAGAATTCTCAAGGCTCAAAAACAACCAATAAAAACAATAATGTAAATTTGGGTGGTGGACAAATTTCTACAGGACCAGGTCTTAGTCAAGTTAAGGATCTAATTAATGACTATGCAAATGTAGGTTATACCACAACGAGTAATTCACAATACCAAGGTACGGGTTCTCAAACAAGAAGTGAAAATTTTCAAACAACAATTTCAGCTAGGGTTATAAAAGTATTATCTAATGGAAATTATTTTATAGAAGGGAGTCGTGAGCTTTTAATTAATGGAGAAAAGCAAATCATCCAACTAAGTGGAGTCATCAGACCTTATGATATTTCTCAAGATAATATGATAGATAGTAAATATATAGCAGATGCTAAAATTTTATATAAAACAGAGGGTGATATAGACAAATCTACACGCAAACCTTGGGGTACCAAATTCATGGAAACTATTTGGCCATTTTAA